The stretch of DNA AGCGGCGCGAGGATCGCGTCGATGCGCTGCTGCGTGTTGCGCTCGATTTGCTGCACGTATTTCAGCTGGCTGGCGTCAAGCCCGCTGGCGTTGCCCGCTTGCGTGAGCAGGTTGCCGTCCTGATCGACGATCGTGACGTTGCGCACCGGCAGATTGGCCACGGCCGCCGCCACCATATGCGTGACCGCGACCACCTGGCCCTCGTCGAGCGTGCGCCCCGGATACAGGTTGACCATCACCGAAGCCGATGGCGCTTCGCGCTCGCGCACGAACACGGACGGCTTGGGGATCGCCAGATGGACTCGCGCCGAACGCACGGTGGAGATGGATTCGATGGTGCGTTGCAGCTCGCCTTCGAGGGCGCGCTGGTAATTGACTTGCTCGGCGAACTGGCTGATACCGAATTTCTGGTTATCCATCAGCTCAAAGCCCACCGAACCGTTTTTCGGCAACCCCTGGGCGGCGAGGCGCAGACGCATCTCATGCACTTGATCGGCGGGCACGAGGATGGCGCTGCCGGCATCGCTGAACTTGTAGGGCAGGTTGGCCTGTTGCAGCGCAGCGACGATGGCTCCGCCATCGGCATCCGAGACGTTGCTGTACAGCACCTTGTAGTTGGGCGTGCGCGACCACAGCACGAGCGCGACGATAACCGCGATGCAAAACGCGGCGGCGATGATGAGCGGCGTGCGTGGATTGCCGCGCATCGGCGTGAGCGATGACAGCCGTTGCGAAAAACCGCCTGCGAAGCCTCCGCCAGACGCCCCACCCAAGTCCGCCACGCCGCTGGCGGACGGATTGGCGAGGCCCATGCGGGCGTCGGGGGTGACAAGCGGGTTAGCTGATGAATCCATGCTGCGGGTTTCTCCGGAATACCTTGAGTGCGGCGGTGGAAGCCTGGCGTGTGCCGCTCACCCTGGTTGGGCGGGTGGTGTTGATGACAGGCGACAAGTACAGCGGTACGGCGCTCGCGCGGACAGAGACTTCCACGCTGGCGATTATCCGCAGCGCGCTCGTCCCCGATCTGTCGAACAGAAGCCGGTTTTCCCTCTACTTTCGGGGCTTTGACTGGAGCGGCATTGCTATGCTTTCTGCGGCTGGCAGCTTTGCCGGCCGTTGACTGGAGAGATCATGAGCGTACCGATTGATGGCCTGTCGTCTGGCTTGCAGCAGATTCGCGCGATGGCGGCGCAGGCGGCAGGAGGGGCGGGCACAGCGTCAGATGCAACGCAGTCCGGCGGGTTTGCCTCGCTGCTGAAAGCGTCGCTCGACAAGATCAGCGGCGACCAAAAACACGCGATGAGCGAAGCGAAGGCGTTTGAAGTGGGTTCGCCGAATGTCTCGCTCAATGACGTCATGGTGGATATGCAAAAAGCGGGTATCGGCTTTCAGTTTGGCTTACAGGTGCGTAACAAACTGGTCTCCGCTTATAACGAAATCATGCAAATGAACGTTTGAGCGTTCGTGTATTTGCATGTTGGCATGTTGGCGTGTTTCATGACCTGCGGTGTGATCCGCGATATCACCTGTGTTATCGCATTGGGGTCATCACGGTGGTGTTCTCTTGTGGCATTCCGCTGCTCATCCCTTGCTGGGCGCCGTTGTCATGACGGCGTAGCGCTAGCGTTCGCGCTCATCGGGTGAAGCCGTGGTTTTCCGCAATGAATAAAAGAAAAACGCGCGGATTGAAGCTGTCCCGCAGCGCATGTGGCATGCAGTAAAAATGACTTCTTATCCTAAAGCTTTGTCTGCTTCATCCGATAACCCGGGTAGCACTCACGTTGCAGCCGCTCGCGTCACGCGGCGCTCGTGCGCCCAGTTATGAGCGCCGTATTCAGCCGCATTAGCTGCATCACACAGGAGGAGTACCGATGTTTTCGCCAGGCAACGCCGGAGTCAATGCTTATGCCAAGATTGGCGTCGAGACTGGAGTCATGGGCGCGAGCCCGCATCGCCTGATCGTGATGCTGTATCAGGGCGCACGCCAGTCCATCGCTCTTGCCCGGATGCATTTGCAGCAAGGCCAGATTGCGCAGCGCGGCGAGGCTATCAGCAAGGCCATCCGGATCATCGAGCTGGGTTTGCACCAAGCGCTCAACCTTGAGGCGGGCGGTGCTATCGCGGCGCGGCTCGATGCGCTCTACAGCTATATGACCCGGCGTCTGCTCGAAGCCAGCCTTGAGCAAAGCGAAGCGCTGCTGCTCGAAGTGGATGCTTTGCTTGCCACACTCGAAACAGCCTGGATCGGCATCGGACCTGAAGTGGCGCGCATGGCGGCGCAGCAAGCGGCACAAGGTGCGGGAACAGCAGCAGTAACGGCGGAACCCGTCAAATGACACCCGACCCAGACTATTTCGCGCGCTACGAGGCGATTGCGGCGGTGTCTGGCCGGATGCTGAGTGCGGCGCGCCGTTCACGCTGGGCGGATCTGGAGCTGTTGCAGGATGAGTTTCGCGCGCTGATCGAGCGGCTGGACGGCACAGAGGTCGGCGTCACGCTTGATGACGCGGGACGGGCACGTAAATATTGTCTGATTCGTCAGATCCTCGCCGATGACGCGGCGATTCGTGATCTCGCCAACCCTGATATGGCGCGGCTATCCGTCCTGCTTTCCGGACGTCCTGTGCTGGCGCTCAAAGCGTTTTATGGCGCGCATTAGATGGGCCGGGCGGATGCCGGGTCCGGTGCTGGCGCCGGAGGGCTCGGCTCACGCTGGGTGAGGAAGAACATCGCATGAACCCGCTCGACACAGATTTAGCTGCCTTGCTGGTGCATCGAGTCGACAGCTTGCTGTCTGTCGCGCCGGGTCATACCGCAGCGTCGAATACGGGAGCGGCAGCCACACAGGCGTTTGCTTCCGGAGCGGGGACGAATGCCGCCAGCCCGCCTGCGGTTTCGGCGCAGACCGCACTGTCTGCCATGGCGCGGACGCTGGATGCGATTGTGCGCTCAGGTGGTACGGCCACGCCGGCGGTGCTGGGCCAGACACCCGTCTGGCCGTACCCGCCTGGGGCCACTATGTTGGCCCCGAACTGGGCACAACAGGTTTTGACTTCGGCTGCGAGCGCCGGGCATACGCCTGCCACTAACTCTGCCAATCCCGCCAACCCCGCCGCCGTCGCGTTGACGGCCGCATTGCGGCAGACCGTGGCGCAATGCGGCCTGTTTTATGAAGCGCATCTGGCGCAATGGCTGGTCGGGCAGCGCTCATTGCAGGCGCTGCTGGACGAGCCGCAAAACCGCCTGGTGAGCTCGCCACGCGGGTTGCCGCCGTCGCCGCTGTCCGCGGCGCTGGCTGATGTTTTCGCCGATGCCTCTGCCGAATCCACCTCTTTTCGCGCCAGTTCGCGCTGGACCGAGGGCGCTCGCATGGCCACATCCGCAAGCGCACCCAATGCAGGCACGAACACGAGCACGAACACGAGCACGAGCACGAGCACGAGCACGGGCACTACGGTTACACCGCTCGCTGCACGCCTGGCCGCAGCAAGCCAGGCGATGGCTGAGCGTTTGTCCAGCCTGAGCGCGCCAGCGACCCCCGTGCGACGTCTTTATGGCGGCGAGCCGGATACTTCGGCGATGTCGCTGGCTAACGCGGGCGACGCCTCAAGTTCCCAGGCAGCCCAATCCGGCTTGCTTCCCGTGATTCATCCCGCGACCGCTTCGCTTGTGCGCCAGCAGCTCGATCTGCTGGCGAGCGAGCAGTTTCGCTGGAGCGGCGAAGCCTGGCCCGGCGCGAAATTCGACTGGACCATTGAGCGCGACGATTCCGAACGGCGCGGCCGGGGGCATCGAGACTCGTCTGCTGCGGCCCCGGCTCAGGATGAAGCGCGTGTGTGGCGCACCCGAGTCACGCTGTCGCTCCCCGTGCTGGGAACGGTGGACGCGGAACTTGCCTTGACCGGTGCGCAACTGGTGGTGCGCTTGCAGGCCAATGCGGATGGCGCGGAGCGCCTGGTACAACAGGGCGAAGCTTTTGGCCAGCGTCTGGCCGCAGCGGGCATTCAGCTTCACGGCCTCTCGATTCGCGCGGTCGCGGACGAAGCCAGCCTGTGGCAGCCATTCCATGAATCTGAAACGAATGAAACGCCCGAACCGGGGGCTACCGATCCGGCTCAGGCCGCCAGTGCCTATGCCCGGGCCGCCGCGACGGCTGCCACGCGGGCTTCAGGACACACCGCACAGCCCGCATCACAGCAGGCGGCGGGCAAGGCTGACGATGTCGATTGGGACGTGCGATGAGACGCGCCCGGCGCAAAGGCGCGGCGGCGCTGGCCTACGATGCGGCGGGTGGCGATAGCTCGCCGCGCGTGGTGGCGAAGGGCTATGGCATGGTCGCGGAGATGATCGTGCAGCGCGCCCGCGAAGCGGGTCTCTATGTTCACGAAGCACCCGAGATGGTCTCGCTGCTGATGCAGGTGGATCTGGATGCGCAGATTCCGCCCCAGTTGTATCAGGCGGTGGCCGAGTTGCTGGCGTGGCTGCACCGGCTGGAAAGCGGCATGCCTGAGGCGGGGAGCATGCCGCCGGCCGATGTTCCGGTCCATGCGGCTAATCCGCTTGACGCGGAAAGAACTTCGCCTCCTAAAAACGCAACATGAAACGCAGCAGCGCTTTCATCCGCTTGCCATAAGGCGGTGCGATCAGCCAGCGGCCATTGAAACGCGCCTGCGTCAGCACCGGCTTCATCCGCGAAAACGTAACGAAGCCTTCATAACCGTGATACGCCCCCATTCCGCTGGCTCCCACGCCCCCGTAGGGCAGGTTTTCGCACGCCAGATGCATCAACGTTTCGTTGATGGCCATGCCGCCAGCCACGGTTTCGCGCGTGACGCGCTCGATCGTGGCCGGATCGTCGTCATAGAGATACAGCGCTAACGGGCGGGGCCTG from Paraburkholderia hayleyella encodes:
- the fliE gene encoding flagellar hook-basal body complex protein FliE encodes the protein MSVPIDGLSSGLQQIRAMAAQAAGGAGTASDATQSGGFASLLKASLDKISGDQKHAMSEAKAFEVGSPNVSLNDVMVDMQKAGIGFQFGLQVRNKLVSAYNEIMQMNV
- a CDS encoding flagellar protein FliT, which produces MTPDPDYFARYEAIAAVSGRMLSAARRSRWADLELLQDEFRALIERLDGTEVGVTLDDAGRARKYCLIRQILADDAAIRDLANPDMARLSVLLSGRPVLALKAFYGAH
- a CDS encoding EscU/YscU/HrcU family type III secretion system export apparatus switch protein, with product MRRARRKGAAALAYDAAGGDSSPRVVAKGYGMVAEMIVQRAREAGLYVHEAPEMVSLLMQVDLDAQIPPQLYQAVAELLAWLHRLESGMPEAGSMPPADVPVHAANPLDAERTSPPKNAT
- a CDS encoding flagellar hook-length control protein FliK; the encoded protein is MNPLDTDLAALLVHRVDSLLSVAPGHTAASNTGAAATQAFASGAGTNAASPPAVSAQTALSAMARTLDAIVRSGGTATPAVLGQTPVWPYPPGATMLAPNWAQQVLTSAASAGHTPATNSANPANPAAVALTAALRQTVAQCGLFYEAHLAQWLVGQRSLQALLDEPQNRLVSSPRGLPPSPLSAALADVFADASAESTSFRASSRWTEGARMATSASAPNAGTNTSTNTSTSTSTSTGTTVTPLAARLAAASQAMAERLSSLSAPATPVRRLYGGEPDTSAMSLANAGDASSSQAAQSGLLPVIHPATASLVRQQLDLLASEQFRWSGEAWPGAKFDWTIERDDSERRGRGHRDSSAAAPAQDEARVWRTRVTLSLPVLGTVDAELALTGAQLVVRLQANADGAERLVQQGEAFGQRLAAAGIQLHGLSIRAVADEASLWQPFHESETNETPEPGATDPAQAASAYARAAATAATRASGHTAQPASQQAAGKADDVDWDVR
- the fliS gene encoding flagellar export chaperone FliS, translating into MFSPGNAGVNAYAKIGVETGVMGASPHRLIVMLYQGARQSIALARMHLQQGQIAQRGEAISKAIRIIELGLHQALNLEAGGAIAARLDALYSYMTRRLLEASLEQSEALLLEVDALLATLETAWIGIGPEVARMAAQQAAQGAGTAAVTAEPVK